The genomic region ATTTAACCGATTCCCCCGGGCAATCGCTCCCTTTGGGCTCGGAGAACGGCTGTCCTGTCGCTTGACCGCCGCCATACAACCGCGGCACCAAATAGAAGAATCTACGGCGGGACAATCTATTTGGGTTGCGGATTCGGCGGCACTGGTAGCTTGGCCTTTATGTGCTTCTTGCCTGCATCCGTAAAACCATTGCGAATGTACAGCGGGTACCCCATCTCGCTAGGGGCGTTGACCTGGATTTCGTCGCATCCGCGAGCGGCAGCCTCGGCTATCGCCGCGCGCAGCAGCTTACCGCCGACTCCTTTCCCTCTGAAGCGCTCATCCACGATATTCTCCTCGATGCATGAATACACGCCGTTGCAACGCATTGCCACAGGATACGATAGCGTGGTTGCGCCCGCGATGACGCCCTCTTCCTCAGCCACCAGCACGGCCCCCAGTTCCGGGTTCTCAATGATTCGATCGAATATCCTTGCCTCATCGTTCCAATCACTGTT from Candidatus Abyssobacteria bacterium SURF_5 harbors:
- a CDS encoding N-acetyltransferase, giving the protein MQIRKAGLEDQAQVIALMKKLLIPSGEVNSDWNDEARIFDRIIENPELGAVLVAEEEGVIAGATTLSYPVAMRCNGVYSCIEENIVDERFRGKGVGGKLLRAAIAEAAARGCDEIQVNAPSEMGYPLYIRNGFTDAGKKHIKAKLPVPPNPQPK